A window from Streptomyces sp. NBC_00335 encodes these proteins:
- a CDS encoding SseB family protein: MANKNIPDPGFSDDDGSADPRLSAALAAWAEDRAEEPQVLAALKDARLLVPVVAVLGEVETDPETGLRREKTSDMAVPTLRAGDRRALPAFTSIASLALWDPAARPVAVPLHQALAAAAHEKADTIVLDLSGPVPYQLAGPALLALAEGRTDAGPLADPAVREAVRAVVAAEPAVLAAHLGPGGADADGTLAIVLAAGPQAAAAARRVAGALAADETLRARLVGGLDLALLPEGAPVPPGEPLFAR; the protein is encoded by the coding sequence GTGGCGAACAAAAACATTCCCGACCCCGGTTTCTCCGACGACGACGGCTCCGCCGACCCCCGGCTGAGTGCGGCCCTGGCCGCCTGGGCCGAGGACAGAGCCGAGGAGCCCCAGGTGCTGGCGGCCCTCAAGGACGCCCGCCTGCTGGTTCCCGTGGTCGCGGTCCTCGGCGAGGTCGAGACCGACCCCGAGACCGGACTGAGGCGCGAGAAGACCAGCGACATGGCCGTCCCCACCCTGCGGGCGGGGGACCGGCGGGCCCTGCCCGCCTTCACCTCCATCGCCTCGCTGGCCCTGTGGGACCCGGCCGCCCGCCCGGTGGCGGTGCCGCTGCACCAGGCGCTGGCCGCCGCCGCGCACGAGAAGGCCGACACCATCGTCCTGGACCTGTCCGGACCGGTCCCGTACCAGCTCGCGGGCCCCGCGCTGCTGGCGCTCGCCGAGGGCCGCACGGACGCGGGCCCGCTCGCCGACCCCGCCGTACGCGAGGCCGTACGGGCCGTCGTGGCCGCCGAGCCGGCCGTACTCGCCGCCCACCTCGGCCCGGGCGGCGCGGACGCCGACGGAACCCTGGCGATCGTGCTGGCCGCCGGTCCGCAGGCCGCCGCGGCGGCCCGCCGGGTGGCCGGGGCCCTGGCGGCCGACGAGACCCTGCGCGCACGCCTCGTGGGCGGGCTGGACCTGGCGCTGCTCCCGGAGGGGGCCCCGGTCCCGCCGGGCGAGCCGCTCTTCGCGCGCTGA
- a CDS encoding DUF1844 domain-containing protein, whose product MTDATPSGSTSASPAAPDYDDLTRDIADVPAVEVITTVAVHLLSAAAVNLGLDKPDSEYKDLDEARKLITALAGLVTASATEISSFHAAPLRDGLKSLQLAFREASLVQDEPGQGPGEKFTGPVYA is encoded by the coding sequence ATGACTGACGCGACGCCCTCCGGTTCCACCTCTGCATCCCCGGCCGCTCCCGACTACGACGACCTGACCCGCGACATCGCGGACGTGCCGGCCGTCGAGGTCATCACCACGGTGGCCGTCCACCTGCTCAGTGCGGCAGCGGTCAACCTGGGCCTGGACAAGCCGGACTCCGAATACAAGGACCTCGACGAGGCCCGCAAGCTGATCACCGCCCTGGCCGGGCTGGTCACCGCGAGCGCCACCGAGATCAGCTCCTTCCACGCCGCCCCGCTGCGCGACGGCCTGAAGTCCCTCCAGCTGGCCTTCCGCGAGGCCTCGCTGGTGCAGGACGAGCCGGGGCAGGGCCCGGGCGAGAAGTTCACGGGTCCCGTGTACGCGTAA
- the infC gene encoding translation initiation factor IF-3 has protein sequence MWCYRGGSISTEPRINDRIRVPEVRLVGPSGEQVGIVPLAKALELAQEYDLDLVEVAASARPPVCKLMDYGKFKYESAMKAREARKNQAHTVIKEMKLRPKIDPHDYDTKKGHVVRFLKQGDKVKITIMFRGREQSRPELGYRLLQRLASDVEDLGFIESNPKQDGRNMIMVLGPHKKKTEAMAEAREAQAARKAERQGAVASDESGDEALAADAALEAENAALEAEDVDVDVEDASDEAADATDAAEAGTDEAAASDEASAQA, from the coding sequence GTGTGGTGCTACCGAGGAGGATCCATCAGCACCGAGCCCCGCATCAACGACCGGATTCGCGTTCCCGAGGTACGACTCGTCGGCCCGAGTGGCGAGCAGGTCGGCATCGTGCCGCTTGCCAAGGCGCTCGAGCTCGCGCAGGAGTACGACCTCGACCTGGTCGAGGTCGCGGCGTCCGCACGCCCGCCGGTCTGCAAGCTCATGGACTACGGCAAGTTCAAGTACGAGTCGGCCATGAAGGCCCGTGAGGCGCGCAAGAACCAGGCGCACACGGTCATCAAGGAAATGAAGCTCCGGCCGAAGATCGACCCGCACGACTATGACACCAAGAAGGGTCACGTCGTTCGGTTCCTCAAGCAGGGCGACAAGGTCAAGATCACGATCATGTTCCGTGGTCGCGAGCAGTCCAGGCCGGAACTCGGCTACCGACTGCTGCAGCGTCTGGCTTCGGACGTCGAGGACCTCGGGTTCATCGAGTCGAACCCGAAGCAGGACGGCCGAAACATGATCATGGTTCTCGGTCCGCACAAGAAGAAGACCGAGGCGATGGCCGAAGCCCGCGAGGCGCAGGCCGCCCGCAAGGCCGAGCGCCAGGGTGCTGTGGCCAGCGACGAGAGTGGTGACGAGGCCCTGGCCGCCGACGCCGCGCTCGAGGCGGAGAACGCTGCACTCGAAGCCGAGGACGTGGACGTCGACGTGGAGGACGCTTCCGACGAAGCGGCCGACGCGACCGACGCGGCCGAGGCCGGCACCGACGAGGCAGCCGCCTCGGACGAGGCCTCTGCCCAGGCCTGA
- the rpmI gene encoding 50S ribosomal protein L35, translating to MPKNKTHSGTKKRFKITGSGKVLRERAGKRHLLEHKSSRVTRRLTGTAEMAPGDAKKIKKLLGK from the coding sequence ATGCCGAAGAACAAGACGCACTCCGGGACCAAGAAGCGCTTCAAGATCACCGGCTCCGGCAAGGTGCTCCGCGAGCGCGCCGGCAAGCGCCACCTGCTCGAGCACAAGTCGTCCCGTGTCACCCGCCGCCTGACCGGCACCGCGGAGATGGCCCCCGGCGACGCCAAGAAGATCAAGAAGCTTCTCGGCAAGTGA
- the rplT gene encoding 50S ribosomal protein L20, protein MARVKRAVNAHKKRRAILEAAKGYRGQRSRLYRKAKEQVTHSLVYNFNDRKKRKGDFRRLWIQRINAAARQNGMTYNRLIQGLNAANIEVDRKILAELAVNDANAFAALVEVAQKALPADVNAPKVAA, encoded by the coding sequence GTGGCACGCGTCAAGCGGGCAGTAAACGCGCACAAGAAGCGTCGGGCAATCCTCGAGGCGGCGAAGGGTTACCGCGGTCAGCGTTCGCGCCTGTACCGCAAGGCCAAGGAGCAGGTCACCCACTCCCTGGTCTACAACTTCAACGACCGCAAGAAGCGCAAGGGCGACTTCCGTCGTCTCTGGATCCAGCGCATCAACGCGGCTGCCCGTCAGAACGGCATGACGTACAACCGCCTCATCCAGGGTCTGAACGCCGCCAACATCGAGGTGGACCGCAAGATCCTCGCCGAGCTGGCCGTCAACGACGCCAACGCGTTCGCCGCGCTGGTCGAGGTCGCGCAGAAGGCCCTCCCGGCCGACGTCAACGCCCCGAAGGTCGCTGCCTAA
- a CDS encoding TrmH family RNA methyltransferase, which produces MGTPAELISPRSTRVAAARRLARRNFRTKERRFIAEGPQAVREAVEHRGAGGESTLIELFATVEAAERYADIVDAAYAAGARVHYASDEVLAEVSQTVTPQGLVGVCHFLDSPFEEILKARPKLVAVLAHVRDPGNAGTVLRCADAAGADAVVLTDASVDLYNPKSVRASVGSLFHLPVAVGVPVEQAVEGLRAAGVRILAADGAGTDDLDAELDAGTMGTPSAWIFGNEAWGLPEETRALADAVVRVPIHGKAESLNLATAAAVCLYASARAQRAPGGCRSVTPS; this is translated from the coding sequence ATGGGCACCCCCGCCGAGCTGATCTCCCCCCGGTCCACCCGGGTGGCCGCCGCCAGGCGACTGGCGCGACGCAATTTCCGCACCAAGGAGCGCCGCTTCATCGCCGAGGGCCCGCAGGCCGTGCGCGAGGCCGTGGAGCACCGCGGCGCCGGCGGCGAGTCCACGCTGATCGAGCTGTTCGCGACCGTGGAGGCCGCCGAGCGCTACGCCGACATCGTCGACGCCGCGTACGCCGCCGGGGCCCGGGTCCACTACGCCTCCGACGAGGTGCTCGCGGAGGTCTCGCAGACCGTCACCCCGCAGGGCCTGGTCGGCGTCTGCCACTTCCTGGACTCCCCGTTCGAGGAGATCCTCAAGGCCCGGCCCAAGCTCGTCGCCGTCCTCGCGCACGTCCGCGACCCCGGCAACGCCGGTACGGTGCTGCGCTGCGCGGACGCCGCCGGAGCCGACGCGGTCGTGCTGACCGACGCCTCCGTGGACCTGTACAACCCCAAGTCGGTACGCGCCTCCGTGGGCTCCCTCTTCCACCTTCCGGTGGCCGTCGGCGTGCCCGTGGAACAGGCCGTCGAAGGGCTGCGCGCGGCCGGCGTGCGGATCCTGGCCGCCGACGGGGCCGGTACGGACGACCTCGACGCCGAGCTCGACGCGGGCACCATGGGCACCCCCTCGGCCTGGATCTTCGGCAACGAGGCCTGGGGCCTGCCCGAGGAGACCAGGGCGCTCGCCGACGCGGTCGTACGGGTCCCGATCCACGGAAAGGCCGAGAGCCTGAACCTCGCCACGGCCGCCGCGGTGTGCCTGTACGCCTCCGCGCGTGCACAGCGGGCGCCCGGAGGGTGCCGCTCCGTGACCCCCAGCTAG